Proteins encoded within one genomic window of Bombus vancouverensis nearcticus chromosome 4, iyBomVanc1_principal, whole genome shotgun sequence:
- the RfC3 gene encoding replication factor C subunit RfC3 → MTEKPTQTTNLPWVEKYRPKKLDDLISHEEIIKTINKFIDENQLPHLLFYGPPGTGKTSTILACARKLYTPAQFNSMVLEMNASDDRGIGIVRGQILSFASTGTMYRSGFKLIILDEADAMTKDAQNALRRIIEKYTDNVRFCIICNYLSQIIPALQSRCTKFRFGPLSTDQILPRLDTIIKEENLNVSEDGKQALITLSGGDMRKVLNVLQSTSLAFSAVTEENVYSCVGHPLPIDIKNIMNWLLNESYELCYCKIQDIKLKKGLALQDILTELHLFVNKIEFPDSILIDLVIKLAEIEKRVSIGCSEAVQLNALVSAFQRARDIEIS, encoded by the exons ATGACAGAGAAACCTACTCAAACCACCAATTTACCATG GGTGGAAAAGTATCGACCGAAAAAATTAGATGATTTGATATCTCACGAGGAAATCATCAAAACTA TAAATAAATTCATTGATGAAAATCAGCTTCCTCATCTCCTTTTTTATGGGCCTCCTGGTACAGGGAAAACAAGTACAATACTTGCTTGTGCACGTAAATTATATACACCAGCCCAATTTAATTCAATG GTATTAGAAATGAATGCTTCAGATGATAGAGGTATTGGTATAGTTAGAGGACAGATCCTTAGCTTTGCAAGTACAGGCACAATGTACAGATCTGGTTTTAAATTAATCATCCTTGATGAAGCTGATGCTATGACAAAGGATGCCCAGAATGCTCTTAGGAGAA TAATAGAGAAGTACACAGACAATGTAAGGTTTTGTATTATATGTAATTATCTCAGTCAAATTATCCCTGCCCTTCAGTCTCGGTGCACTAAATTTAGGTTTGGCCCATTGTCTACAGACCAAATTTTACCAAGGCTAGATACCATTATTAAAGAAGAGAA TTTAAATGTTTCGGAGGATGGAAAACAAGCATTGATAACATTGAGTGGAGGAGATATGAGGAAAGTTTTGAATGTCCTCCAAAGTACTTCGCTTGCTTTCAGTGCAGTAACAgaagaaaatgtttattcttGTGTAGGACATCCTCTTCCAATTGATATAAAAAACATCATGAATTGGTTGTTGAATGAATCATATGAATTATGTTATTGTA AAATACAAGACATAAAACTAAAGAAAGGACTGGCATTGCAGGATATATTAACAGAACTGCATCTGTTTGTAAATAAAA TTGAATTTCCAGATTCCATACTTATCGATTTAGTAATTAAACTAGCCGAAATAGAGAAAAGAGTATCTATTGGTTGTAGTGAAGCGGTACAATTAAATGCCCTCGTTTCAGCATTTCAAAGAGCTCGCGATATCGAGATTTCTTAG
- the LOC117166603 gene encoding 26S proteasome non-ATPase regulatory subunit 6 — protein MSNSELCHRTPEHIFLIKIRFKLTLPKYQNDENLKTELLDIIKRGNMTRYYEDVCKAFDWKIDENLLDAMKHENELTWKELESSDNLTLEDTEKRNWREKFEFFCETGNLDRATDIANSVINDETNSSSIKVEAAFGLFRIAHIKNNIRSMGQIITKITNLMEGSHASGSNWCCRNKLKVYEAVYYLATRNFPRAACLLLDCIPTFESYELLPFKEVVEYTTLSGIISLSRSELDSRFNNNGLLQQALLTEAPKYRAFFYSLYDCHYKEFFENLAWIECELRANPLLHFHYRYYVREMRLRAYCQLLQAYRTINLSRMATEFGVTEEYIEQEVAHFIANGKLHCKIDKVAGMIVTISAAGCNRGQAPDVSCDRGLIYQNIIKRGDFNEIMAKRILTKYPRSIYKGTKEIKQPFNYLLVLDFECTCKKYEKIDPQEIIEFPCAAVSTTSWKVENVFHEYIKPKYHPQLTPFCTELTGIMQDLVDNQPYFPEVFGTFCNWLEEHKYFKDGNDSAFVTCGDWDLKFMLPSQCELENISLPKQFMKWINLKGSFCDAIDHYPRNLTDMLLHLNLPLIGKLHSGMSDVENMVQIIQALQSRHNVQFKINNVHHDALREYVMNK, from the exons ATGAGTAATTCAGAATTGTGTCACAGAACTCCTGAGCATATATTCCTTATCAAAATCCGATTTAAATTAACTCTGCCAAAATACCAAAATGATGAGAACTTAAAAACTGAATTACTCGATATAATAAAACGCGGAAACATGACACGTTACTACGAAGATGTATGTAAGGCATTCGACTGGAAAATTGACGAGAATCTTCTCGATGCAATGAAGCATGAAAACGAGCTTACGTGGAAGGAATTAGAGTCCTCTGATAATTTGACTCTTGAGGACACTGAAAAAAGAAATTGGCGAGAGAAGTTCGAGTTCTTTTGTGAAACTGGTAATCTCGATCGTGCCACAGACATTGCGAACTCCGTCATAAACGACGAAACTAATTCATCCAGCATCAAAGTCGAAGCTGCATTCGGTTTGTTTAGAATAGCacacataaaaaataatattcgctCGATGGGGCAAATAATTACCAAGATAACAAATCTGATGGAAGGTTCTCATGCATCAGGCAGCAATTGGTGTTGTCGTAATAAATTGAAAGTGTACGAAGCTGTTTACTATCTGGCAACGCGAAACTTTCCTCGCGCTGCGTGCCTTTTGCTGGACTGTATCCCAACCTTTGAATCCTATGAACTATTGCCATTCAAAGAGGTCGTAGAATACACAACATTATCAGGAATAATTTCCTTATCCCGATCGGAACTTGATTCTCGATTCAACAACAATGGCCTCTTGCAACAAGCTTTGCTCACTGAGGCTCCCAAATACAGAGCATTTTTTTATTCTCTCTATGATTGTCACTACAAAGAATTCTTCGAAAATCTCGCCTGGATAGAATGCGAGCTTAGAGCAAATCCTTTGCTTCATTTCCATTATCGTTATTACGTAAGAGAGATGCGTTTGAGGGCATACTGTCAGTTATTGCAAGCATACAGGACCATCAATTTAAGTAGAATGGCGACAGAATTTGGCGTGACAGAAGAATACATAGAACAAGAAGTGGCACATTTTATTGCCAATGGCAAATTGCATTGTAAAATCGATAAAGTGGCTGGAATGATCGTTACCATCAGCGCTGCTGGTTGCAACAGAGGGCAAGCACCTGATGTTTCATGCGATCGAGgattaatttatcaaaatatcATAAAAAGAGGCGAC TTTAATGAAATAATGGCGAAACGAATTCTCACGAAATATCCTCGATCAATTTACAAAGGAACCAAAGAAATTAAGCAACCGTTCAATTATTTGCTTGTACTGGACTTTGAATGCACTTGCAAAAAATACGAGAAAATTGATCCACAAGAAATTATCGAGTTTCCCTGTGCAGCAGTGTCTACGACAAGTTGGAAAGTTGAAAACGTCTTTCACGAGTATATTAAGCCAAAATACCATCCTCAGCTTACTCCATTTTGTACAGAACTTACTGGAATCATGCAGGACCTGGTAGACAATCAACCTTACTTTCCAGAAGTGTTTGGAACATTTTGTAATTGGTTAGAAGAacacaaatattttaaagacGGGAACGATTCTGCATTTGTTACATGCGGTGATTGGGACTTAAAGTTCATGTTACCAAGCCAATGCGAGTTAGAAAATATATCATTACCTAAGCAATTTATGAAGTGGATAAATTTAAAAGGTAGCTTTTGTGACGCAATAGATCATTATCCACGAAATTTAACAGATATGCTTTTACATCTTAACCTTCCTTTGATTGGAAAATTACATTCTGGAA